In Cydia amplana chromosome 5, ilCydAmpl1.1, whole genome shotgun sequence, the genomic window TACCCattgattaatgtttattaCGAATTCATACATATGATCTTCAATTTATTATGTAATGGGTAATCAAATCAATTATAAGTAATGTTACTGTCTGTCCTTCGGGGCCCCCTAAGGATGGGGGCCCTGGGATGGTGGCCtgtgtgcccttatggtaaagacggtatTGAAGGCCCAGTTACGCTTATCCTGCACCCACCCACATCCATATTGACCTTAGTTCatttcactttttagggttccgtacccaaagggtaagaaacgggaccttattactaagactccgctgtccgtccgtccgtccgtccgtccgtccgtccgtccgtccgtctgtcaccaggctgtatctcacgaaccgcgatagctagacagttgaaattttcacagatgatgtatttctgttgccgctataacaacaaataccaaaaacagaataaaataaagatttaagtgggggtcccatacaacaaacgtgatttttgaccgaagttaagcaacgtcggacgggatcagtacttggatgggtgaccgtttttttgcttgttttgctctattttttgttgatggtgcggaaccctccgtgcgcgagtccgactcacactttttttttttttttttaattaatggcTTATGTGTAGTGGGAAAATTTAGCCAGTATCAAGATAGTGATGGCTAAATTATAACGGGGTTTGCTTAGTACGTCCAATCACTCATTTTATTAAGGATGTCTTCAGTTTTATTGAATTGTCGACTCGCTTCGGTTCTGTCcacaaatacataggtacaaatgatggttataatatatacttacttacctagaaGCAAAATTTCCTTTAGCTTTAAGTTCGCCTCCACAAATAGTTCCATTGGGTGCAGTTTTGACAACTTTTCTGCACGCGTTATTAGTCCAAACCTTCTGTTTTGAATGTTTAAGCTGAACTGATTCTAAGTAGTCAATTTCCTAAAAAAATGTACGTTTTACAAACTAACTATGAATATACAGTATATATAATATCTTTTGTCATGACAGGAGATAATCtgtttcatattattttgagttttgagtaAAATAGTGAGCTAGTGTCTAATACATATAGGATATAATAGGttaatatcaataaataataattgacgTCGGTCGTAcctacggcgcgattcgggaaatagattcactagatatgaaatagtaaagatatgtgacgttctacggcaaaaggtaccttgtggcggctggcgcttacgctattattaacgccgctccaatattcagccaggggcaatggtaccttttgccgtagaacgtcacatatctttactatttcatatctagtgaatctctaaaccatttcccgaatcgcgccgttaggTGCTTACTTCATATGCGCCCCAACCAGTCAAGACAGCTGTCTGTGTTCTCGGTGGCTGCCTCAGCAGTAACACCCTCTTTACTGTCTCCCCCAGTGACAGTGGTCTCTCCAGTAGACACAAAGCTATGTCGTTCATGGGTTGTTTCCATTTTTCATGCTGCTTGAATTTGACTACAAGATACGGTTCTCCTTGCtcaactataaataaataatatcgtaAAATGGCCCTAGTTATTCTGTAAAATGGTTTAATGTTCCatatatacaaatattatatttctatGTTATTACTGAAAATATACCAATACCAATGCTCGTACCAATTAGTGTTTCGAAACTTGTGTACGAaaatatcatttcatatttaccagtcgcttttcggtgaaggaaaacatcgtgaggaaaccggactaatcccaataagggcctagtttcccctctgggttgaaaggtcagatggcagtcgctttcgtaaaaactagtgcgtacgccaattcctgggattagttgcgaagcggaccccaggctcccatgagccgtggcaaaataagTACCaggacaacgcaaggaagatgattaCTGAAAATATTCAGAGAGTAAATTGCTGCGTTGGTCAAAATCTAAATTCTCTTTTTTGAGCGAGCCTAGTAATATAGTGACGATGAGTAACTTTGCGTCACTAATTTAGTTAATACATACCATATAAGTCAATGATAAGTCAATGTCATGATTTACAAGGAGCAAAGATACTACAATGGGAATTTTAAatccatataggtacctatattataataaaatatttcataacgtTGATTTTGTGATGAAATATATTAGATAACATATTCTTCTTAATATCAATTCATCTGAATAcgaataatttataaaatattaatgatTTCCATAAATTGGAGCACATATTGAAGCAAAGTTTCATGTTATGGcaaataaattttgtttatttcgaACATCAgtcataattaagtacctacaataaataaattaaatttaaatacctatcaCGTTACCCACAAAAGCTATTACTTCCTCAGTATCATCCAAACAGTGCGCGGCAGTTATTAAAATCACTTGGTTTAATATAGATGACCCACATAAAATATAATCGGTGTTCAATAACTGTATCGCCAAAGAAGCGACATGGGGGTATTCTGTTATAGATTCAACATAATCACCACCAACTATAAAACCTTCGAGTCCCCCTATTACAGATTTGAAAGTATATAGTAGAACGAAAACGCCTATTGCCAATAATGCCATTATTACTTTAAGTAGTTACAGTAGTTTTCCAATTCGCTTTAATTAAGCAAGCAATCGTGGTTTGTCACAGATCATAGCCTATAGCGGCGATTatggttaaattaaaaatcagCCCATTTAAAATTAGTGCCAAGGGATTGTGCCTACATTATACATTGAATTGAATATAGAACTGTTAGTTactggccactacatagtaggtaattggcctttcctaaAAAATAAGTCTTATATTGTTAACAATATAAGACTTTTTTCGCTTGTTTAATTCTTAACtcttaagagtggccaataactatagcagtcacccacCCTACTTATTTTCGCTTGTTTAATTCTTAACtcttaagagtggccaataactatagcagtcacccacAGACACCCACAGTACTTAAttggtattttaattttattttacgactcttatctttttattttcatcttATCTTGAAAAATGTGGTAAACCAAAGATTTTTAATGCGTTAAATTCCCCGTATAGTACGTATGACAAAGTTTCGCCCTGGCCGTTTCGCATCTGTCCGTATGTTTAACAGCATTGCTGCTAAGGAAACTATAATAAACTAGCGcggaattttatttttcaattcttAAGTGAGGGTGTTGTTTATTATACTACAGGGCCGAGGATCAGACGATAAACATGACATGATTgatgacaataaaaaaaactgtagacattccatttttttatttcttgtatTCAATGAAAAGAGCATGCTAATCGTTCCGATGTGCTTAAG contains:
- the LOC134648420 gene encoding trypsin eta-like produces the protein MNDIALCLLERPLSLGETVKRVLLLRQPPRTQTAVLTGWGAYEEIDYLESVQLKHSKQKVWTNNACRKVVKTAPNGTICGGELKAKGNFASRGDSGSGLLVNSNIIIGLVSFKNLKYSRSVVVYTDVAYYYTWIVRESKRLLCKIHS